A window of the Lactobacillus amylovorus DSM 20531 genome harbors these coding sequences:
- a CDS encoding MoaD/ThiS family protein produces the protein MITVQLRGIAEGRLGVNHIDYDLRLGSKVKDMIQRVVSLDEDLKHNIFNTTLNEPRKLCRVLVNGKLAKFNQTINATDNVALVGVVTCDG, from the coding sequence ATGATTACTGTTCAATTAAGAGGTATTGCTGAAGGTAGATTGGGAGTAAATCATATTGATTATGATTTACGTTTAGGTTCAAAAGTAAAAGATATGATTCAAAGAGTTGTATCTTTAGATGAAGACTTGAAACATAATATTTTTAATACCACGTTAAATGAGCCTAGAAAGTTATGTAGAGTTTTAGTAAATGGAAAATTAGCCAAGTTTAACCAAACAATTAATGCGACTGATAATGTTGCATTAGTAGGTGTGGTTACTTGTGACGGTTAA
- a CDS encoding DNA methyltransferase: MGMTKKNGKKLYNLFHGNVSEKYSEWASPDLIISDGAYGVRGFNGDVTDVSDLNEWYKPHLLEWSKKAKPSTSLWFWNTEIGWATMHPYLEATGWEFVQLAIWNKGLAHIAGNVNGKTIRQLPVVTEVSALYRRKIFLNSGDGETLGVKEWLRHEWCRSGLPLYKANEATGLKNAATRKYLTKDWHWYWPSGESVEKMANYCNKYGKSTNIPYFSLDGKNKVNAKSWDKLRAVWHHKNGITNVWSRPPLANAERLKGTMRRSAPRVYKPTKYSAAHLNQKPLDLMIEQVRSTTNPGDIVWEPFGGLASASVASVLLGRYPYVAEIDDNFVQLAEERLSEASIEFNEKGIFSD; encoded by the coding sequence ATGGGAATGACTAAGAAAAATGGAAAAAAATTATATAATTTATTTCATGGAAATGTTTCAGAAAAATATTCTGAATGGGCTTCTCCTGATCTAATAATATCTGATGGAGCTTATGGCGTAAGAGGATTTAATGGTGACGTAACTGATGTTTCAGATCTAAATGAATGGTATAAGCCCCATCTTTTGGAATGGTCTAAAAAAGCTAAACCTTCCACTAGTTTATGGTTTTGGAATACTGAAATAGGCTGGGCTACGATGCATCCATATTTAGAAGCAACAGGTTGGGAATTCGTTCAATTAGCTATATGGAATAAAGGTTTAGCTCATATAGCTGGTAATGTTAACGGAAAGACAATAAGACAATTACCAGTAGTAACAGAAGTTTCAGCACTATATAGAAGAAAAATATTTTTAAATTCAGGTGATGGTGAAACTTTAGGTGTAAAAGAATGGCTTAGACATGAATGGTGTAGGAGTGGATTACCTTTATATAAAGCTAATGAAGCGACAGGATTAAAAAATGCTGCTACAAGGAAATATTTAACTAAAGATTGGCATTGGTATTGGCCATCTGGAGAGTCAGTTGAAAAAATGGCAAACTATTGTAATAAGTATGGTAAATCAACAAATATTCCTTATTTTTCATTGGATGGTAAAAATAAAGTTAATGCTAAATCTTGGGATAAATTAAGAGCGGTTTGGCATCATAAGAATGGAATAACAAATGTATGGAGTAGACCTCCGCTAGCAAATGCGGAACGGCTTAAGGGTACTATGAGACGAAGCGCGCCTAGGGTATATAAACCGACTAAATATTCAGCGGCACATTTAAATCAAAAACCACTCGATTTAATGATAGAACAGGTAAGATCAACTACAAATCCGGGAGATATAGTTTGGGAACCCTTTGGTGGGCTGGCGTCAGCATCCGTAGCATCTGTTTTATTAGGTAGATATCCTTATGTTGCAGAAATTGATGATAATTTTGTACAATTAGCAGAAGAAAGGCTGTCAGAAGCAAGTATTGAGTTTAATGAAAAAGGAATATTTAGTGATTGA
- a CDS encoding aminoglycoside N(3)-acetyltransferase: MSEKLIETIITKNDFKAAFDNLGVKSTDACMVHTAMSKFQYLPGGPKTIVRALEETLSVGTLMMPSQVSTNCDPATWEYPPVRQDLIQVVRDNMPPYDPRTSATEGLGITPEYFRNLPDVVRSTHPYLPVAIWGKNAAEIAARQPLNLPYGINSPLDYLYKNDGKIIFLGTDYETCTMLHYAESTIHRKTETCSAATSIDQDGKTIWTNYQNIDLDSYDDFNELGEAFEKEFPNEVKAQKLGQGIIKVINSKSLIDFARQWFNKKDHQFGNAVD, from the coding sequence ATGTCTGAAAAATTAATCGAAACTATTATCACAAAAAATGATTTTAAGGCTGCTTTTGACAATTTAGGTGTCAAAAGTACAGATGCTTGCATGGTTCATACTGCCATGAGTAAGTTTCAATATTTACCCGGTGGGCCTAAAACAATTGTTAGAGCACTTGAAGAAACTTTATCCGTTGGCACACTAATGATGCCGTCACAGGTTTCAACGAATTGTGATCCAGCAACTTGGGAGTATCCACCCGTTCGTCAAGATTTAATTCAGGTGGTTAGAGATAATATGCCACCATATGATCCAAGGACCTCAGCTACAGAAGGTCTGGGCATAACGCCAGAATACTTTAGGAATTTACCTGATGTAGTTCGCAGCACGCATCCCTATTTGCCAGTTGCTATCTGGGGTAAAAATGCGGCTGAAATTGCCGCACGTCAGCCTTTAAACCTGCCATATGGGATCAACAGTCCACTTGATTATTTGTACAAGAACGATGGCAAAATTATTTTCTTAGGTACCGATTACGAAACCTGCACAATGCTTCACTACGCAGAATCTACGATTCATCGCAAAACTGAAACCTGTTCTGCAGCAACCAGTATCGACCAAGATGGAAAAACGATTTGGACAAATTATCAAAACATAGATTTAGATTCTTATGACGATTTCAACGAATTAGGTGAAGCTTTTGAAAAAGAATTTCCTAATGAAGTTAAAGCACAAAAATTAGGTCAAGGAATTATCAAAGTAATCAACAGCAAATCCTTGATCGATTTTGCCCGTCAATGGTTTAATAAAAAAGATCATCAATTTGGTAATGCAGTAGATTAA
- a CDS encoding DUF3923 family protein — MKAWKTSGLIVLLVWIAIAAIIWFRNVDGAGVAQTAQLKEITLLIWLIFAIPVIIGYLIWLIVLKRKQENIN; from the coding sequence ATGAAAGCATGGAAAACTAGCGGATTAATTGTATTGCTGGTCTGGATAGCAATTGCAGCAATTATCTGGTTTAGGAATGTTGACGGAGCAGGAGTAGCTCAGACGGCTCAATTAAAAGAAATAACTTTGCTGATCTGGCTAATTTTTGCAATTCCTGTCATTATTGGCTATCTAATTTGGCTTATTGTTTTAAAAAGAAAGCAAGAAAATATAAACTAA
- a CDS encoding helix-turn-helix domain-containing protein: protein MKIGKALRVERLKLGLTQQQMCEGIISRPFYAKVESGKNKINAESLFQILFKHQIEIDDFCQLIQDTYITKNRRVINKLQERMDYAFSTKDIDSLILNCKKIMNVPGDRIIKLRTLVAIAYFRNELNEIDNGIKKKIKIEFNEGQKWTKRPESLRLFANTMPLWSQDELNFFIGRLLATVKNENITELMLERYLRIFENYLATCYERKIPMRKNSNHIEEIIDYITNATSSNVHLMIYRINAIYMKSLFKNDKEKVTKIKADMNDYGYGKLTINWPN from the coding sequence ATGAAAATTGGAAAAGCATTACGTGTAGAGCGTCTAAAACTCGGATTAACACAACAACAAATGTGTGAAGGGATTATTAGCAGACCTTTTTATGCTAAAGTTGAAAGTGGGAAAAATAAGATTAATGCAGAAAGTTTATTTCAAATCTTATTTAAACATCAGATTGAAATTGATGACTTTTGTCAACTTATACAAGATACCTATATTACTAAAAATAGAAGGGTTATAAATAAGTTGCAAGAAAGAATGGATTATGCATTTAGTACTAAAGATATTGATTCTTTAATACTAAACTGTAAAAAAATTATGAATGTTCCTGGAGATAGGATTATAAAATTACGAACATTGGTAGCTATTGCTTATTTTAGAAATGAACTAAATGAGATAGATAACGGGATTAAAAAGAAAATAAAAATAGAATTTAATGAAGGACAGAAATGGACAAAAAGACCAGAATCATTAAGGCTTTTTGCTAATACGATGCCATTATGGTCGCAAGATGAATTAAATTTTTTTATAGGACGATTATTGGCTACAGTCAAAAATGAGAATATTACTGAATTAATGTTAGAAAGGTATTTAAGAATATTTGAAAATTATTTAGCTACCTGTTATGAAAGAAAGATACCAATGAGAAAAAATAGTAATCATATAGAAGAAATAATTGACTATATTACGAATGCAACATCATCAAATGTTCACTTGATGATATATAGAATAAATGCTATTTATATGAAATCATTATTTAAGAATGATAAAGAAAAAGTTACTAAAATCAAGGCAGATATGAATGATTATGGATATGGAAAGCTAACTATTAATTGGCCTAATTGA
- a CDS encoding IS4 family transposase, giving the protein MKALHKNILDRLDQIINDTGKHIHDFIDDPHAFTRKRSLDAATVIKTTINMQGKDLTSELFRAFGQKAIKNNDKVVSTSAYVQRKGQLSPACFKHILTVFNQNLFNIQLFDHKYRIFAIDGSDFNQIWNPKSENIVGNLNHKGKPYCQIHVNALYDLLNNTYQDCIFQPKSKMDERKAAVQMLKKLNCGPYIVTMDRGYTGFNMIENCNRLPNCYYVIRTKTGYGAFKEIAELPNQECDKDIACWVTTSNYYYEIHKATENVHLVNHHYRQYIKYRSKNTKDGSWDFGELCTIKFRTCKFRINDPKSGKEEWEVVLTNLNRADYPLKRIKEIYHLRWGIETSFKKLKYALGSVQFHSKQDKFIEMEIYAHMIMFNAVSQIDAQAYIPQKNCKYQYALNFKQSCFIIQAMYIISSSTKIFKKILIQIGHYTIPIRPGRKDKRNFKPKSAVYYLYRVA; this is encoded by the coding sequence ATGAAAGCCCTTCATAAAAATATTTTAGATCGTCTTGATCAAATTATCAATGATACTGGAAAGCATATTCATGATTTTATCGATGATCCTCATGCCTTCACTAGGAAGCGGTCTTTAGATGCAGCTACAGTCATTAAAACTACTATTAATATGCAAGGAAAAGATTTGACCAGTGAGTTGTTTAGAGCTTTTGGCCAAAAAGCTATTAAAAATAACGATAAAGTAGTCAGTACTTCCGCTTATGTCCAACGCAAAGGTCAGCTTTCACCCGCATGTTTTAAGCATATTCTAACCGTATTTAATCAGAATTTGTTTAATATCCAGTTATTTGATCATAAATATCGTATATTTGCCATCGATGGGTCTGATTTTAATCAAATCTGGAATCCTAAATCAGAGAATATTGTTGGAAATCTCAATCATAAAGGAAAGCCATATTGCCAAATTCATGTTAATGCACTCTATGACCTGTTAAATAATACTTATCAAGACTGCATCTTTCAGCCTAAGTCAAAGATGGATGAACGTAAAGCCGCCGTTCAAATGCTTAAAAAGCTAAATTGCGGACCATATATAGTTACTATGGATCGAGGTTATACCGGCTTTAACATGATTGAAAATTGTAATCGCCTGCCTAACTGTTATTATGTCATACGTACTAAAACGGGATATGGCGCATTTAAGGAAATAGCTGAGTTGCCTAATCAAGAGTGTGATAAGGATATAGCTTGCTGGGTGACTACCTCTAATTATTATTATGAAATCCATAAAGCCACAGAAAACGTTCATCTTGTTAACCATCATTATCGTCAATATATCAAATATCGGTCTAAAAATACCAAAGATGGCAGCTGGGACTTTGGAGAGTTATGTACAATAAAATTTCGCACTTGTAAATTTAGAATTAATGATCCTAAATCAGGCAAAGAAGAATGGGAAGTTGTTCTAACCAATCTAAATAGAGCCGATTATCCCTTAAAAAGGATCAAAGAAATCTACCATTTGCGCTGGGGTATTGAAACTTCATTCAAAAAATTGAAATATGCTTTGGGAAGCGTACAGTTTCACTCCAAGCAGGATAAATTTATCGAAATGGAAATCTATGCCCACATGATTATGTTTAACGCAGTCAGTCAAATTGATGCTCAAGCATATATACCACAAAAAAACTGCAAGTATCAATATGCGCTTAATTTCAAACAGTCATGCTTTATCATCCAAGCTATGTATATAATTTCTTCTTCAACTAAAATCTTTAAAAAGATTCTTATTCAAATTGGTCATTACACAATTCCAATCAGACCAGGACGAAAAGACAAAAGAAATTTCAAACCAAAATCAGCTGTATATTATTTATATCGTGTAGCCTAA
- a CDS encoding ISL3 family transposase produces the protein MSSLNHCIKFELDVKDENIVFKDYFYKSIKLQKHKIYEAELLQPVCPFCGSLDLLHNGHLITNIHYPTANASLPVIIRLAKQRVKCRACERWSMAQSELVNKYCSISNASKLKVLSALTEDRSMTSIARENNISINTVQRVLGNCSHRFIDSYEYLPAHLAFDEFKGVDRQLHFICLDGDNHQVVQILRTRYKKTLLKYFGRFSPQARANVKTVTMDLNFYYQDIVRACFPNAQIVIDRFHMIQMLTRSFNSLRVQVMKTFDKRSRQYQLLKSPWKLYLKKFDELEKVHPHYNWHYKDCLTQAQVVTEGINTSTTLENSYNLMQSFIQAVETGNTHELKLLINCQDQIGTLMHKTLLTFKHNLKAVLNGAKLPYSNGCLEGFNRKIKQIERTAFGYSNFTNLLTRIRLEENLYKENILI, from the coding sequence ATGTCCTCTCTTAATCATTGTATTAAATTCGAGCTTGATGTTAAAGACGAAAATATCGTTTTTAAAGATTATTTCTATAAATCGATCAAACTGCAAAAGCATAAAATCTATGAAGCTGAATTGCTTCAACCTGTTTGTCCTTTCTGCGGCTCCCTAGATCTCTTACACAATGGCCATTTGATTACCAACATTCACTATCCGACAGCTAATGCAAGTTTACCGGTCATTATCAGATTAGCTAAGCAACGAGTTAAATGTCGCGCTTGTGAGCGCTGGTCTATGGCTCAGTCTGAATTGGTAAATAAATACTGTTCTATTTCTAATGCCTCTAAGCTTAAAGTATTGTCAGCTTTAACTGAAGATCGATCTATGACCAGCATTGCCAGAGAAAACAATATTTCAATTAATACTGTTCAAAGAGTACTGGGTAACTGTTCACACCGGTTTATTGACAGCTACGAATATTTGCCAGCTCATTTAGCTTTTGATGAGTTTAAAGGAGTCGACCGCCAGCTGCACTTTATCTGCCTGGATGGTGATAATCATCAAGTCGTTCAGATTCTTAGAACTCGCTACAAGAAGACGCTGCTTAAGTATTTTGGTCGTTTCTCGCCCCAAGCTAGAGCTAACGTTAAAACGGTCACGATGGATCTTAATTTTTACTATCAAGATATCGTTAGAGCTTGTTTTCCTAATGCACAGATTGTCATTGATCGTTTTCACATGATTCAAATGCTTACGCGCTCATTCAACTCGCTGAGGGTCCAAGTCATGAAGACCTTTGATAAAAGATCGCGGCAATATCAGCTGCTTAAGTCTCCTTGGAAATTATACTTGAAGAAGTTTGATGAACTTGAAAAAGTTCATCCTCACTATAACTGGCACTACAAAGACTGCTTAACTCAAGCCCAAGTAGTTACAGAAGGCATCAATACCAGCACTACCTTAGAGAATTCATATAACCTGATGCAAAGCTTTATTCAAGCCGTTGAAACGGGCAATACTCATGAGCTCAAATTATTAATCAACTGCCAAGATCAAATTGGGACTTTAATGCACAAAACACTATTGACCTTTAAACATAACCTAAAAGCTGTGCTTAATGGAGCAAAACTGCCTTATTCTAACGGCTGCCTTGAAGGGTTCAACCGCAAGATCAAACAAATTGAACGAACAGCTTTTGGCTATTCTAATTTTACTAATCTCTTAACCAGAATTCGTTTGGAAGAAAATCTGTACAAAGAAAACATACTAATCTAG
- a CDS encoding IS982 family transposase, translated as MNCLKLKRFSHHLQVSFKDLVVICRHWYRLYAPAEFTHRRNIDQIKTTDSLILALLIWQAKTGIESQRRFCECFNCLSHSRFNRRSRQLLQLIYQIRQEMNKKVDLNGQFLIIDSFSVPVCQPIRNYRAKIFRGYANIGYKDTKKIYFYGFKVHAIVSDDGYILDYVVTKASVHDARETVELMGNTHPSNYYLLGDEGYLGKELHQQLKQMGYELWTPYRKNMTGAKKHNDHQLMAIRRTIESDFSLLTYYNAENNRARSLIGFQSRLEIAILAYNLAYCLERFN; from the coding sequence TTGAACTGCCTTAAGCTTAAGCGTTTTAGCCACCATTTACAAGTTAGTTTTAAAGATTTAGTGGTAATTTGTCGGCACTGGTATCGTTTGTATGCACCGGCTGAGTTTACTCATCGGCGAAATATTGATCAAATTAAAACTACGGACAGTCTGATTTTGGCTTTACTTATCTGGCAAGCTAAGACAGGAATTGAATCACAAAGAAGATTCTGTGAATGTTTCAATTGTTTATCACACTCACGTTTTAATCGGCGTTCACGTCAGCTATTGCAATTGATTTATCAGATACGGCAAGAAATGAATAAAAAGGTTGACCTGAATGGACAGTTCTTGATCATTGACAGCTTTTCGGTACCTGTTTGCCAACCAATTCGCAACTATCGTGCTAAAATTTTTCGCGGTTATGCCAACATTGGTTATAAGGACACCAAGAAAATTTACTTCTATGGTTTCAAAGTTCATGCCATTGTTAGCGATGACGGTTACATTCTTGATTATGTCGTAACAAAGGCATCAGTTCATGATGCCAGGGAGACAGTTGAACTGATGGGAAATACCCATCCATCTAATTACTATCTTCTTGGCGACGAAGGCTATTTAGGCAAAGAACTGCATCAACAGCTAAAACAAATGGGTTACGAACTTTGGACACCATATCGTAAAAATATGACAGGAGCTAAAAAGCACAATGATCATCAATTGATGGCTATTCGCAGAACAATTGAAAGCGACTTTTCGCTTCTGACCTATTACAATGCCGAGAACAATCGAGCACGTAGTCTGATAGGCTTTCAAAGCCGGTTGGAAATTGCAATTTTAGCTTATAATTTGGCTTATTGTCTAGAACGATTTAACTAG
- a CDS encoding MFS transporter, with amino-acid sequence MIAINKERLIERAALLASGVDSLGTGSFVSISTIFFLNNSHVSATLIGIGLTLSAISGMVASVPVAYLADRLGKLRIFSVSYILRAFGMLLWQGIKGNISFLIFMTLFGIIDRSAASLTRSLIVAPLSKEKASILMGNMALPTNLGYGIGAGISGIISFFKLNLFIALIINAFSFILVVLIYNYALKDVDVTSANIKRSPLTSFKAIESSLINKKRFNLIIENFIFSFHRTLLNVYIPLLVVKNFTNLTWMAPTAFVCNTIVIALFQGFVNKIAVQKKVYDIFWIISGFCLGISFFGIVISNINNTKKFYLILLILLVIVQIIAELFSSAALAVYMVEFSRSQYLTLDLSAINLGGQLQNIVGPMIFGESATSNFLCPLCMGILTLAITINELKNKVILKNSN; translated from the coding sequence ATGATCGCTATAAATAAAGAAAGATTAATTGAGCGAGCTGCCTTACTAGCTTCTGGCGTAGATTCTTTAGGAACAGGCTCGTTCGTTAGTATTTCAACTATTTTCTTTTTGAATAATAGTCATGTCAGTGCAACTTTGATAGGAATAGGGCTGACTTTATCAGCAATATCTGGCATGGTTGCTTCCGTACCTGTTGCATACCTTGCTGATCGATTAGGAAAATTAAGAATATTTTCGGTATCTTATATATTAAGAGCATTTGGAATGTTGTTATGGCAAGGGATAAAAGGAAATATTAGTTTCTTAATTTTTATGACTTTGTTTGGAATAATTGATCGATCCGCAGCCTCTTTAACTAGAAGTTTAATAGTTGCACCGTTGAGTAAAGAAAAAGCTTCGATTTTAATGGGAAATATGGCTTTACCAACTAATCTGGGATATGGTATCGGTGCTGGTATAAGTGGAATAATAAGTTTTTTTAAATTAAATTTATTTATAGCTTTGATTATTAATGCTTTTTCTTTTATATTAGTTGTTTTAATTTATAACTATGCTTTAAAAGATGTTGATGTAACGTCAGCTAATATTAAGCGTTCACCATTAACATCTTTTAAAGCAATTGAAAGTTCCTTAATAAATAAAAAAAGATTTAATTTGATTATTGAAAACTTTATTTTTTCATTTCATAGGACTTTACTAAACGTTTATATTCCTTTGTTAGTTGTAAAAAATTTTACTAACTTAACATGGATGGCACCTACTGCGTTTGTATGTAATACTATTGTTATTGCTCTTTTTCAAGGTTTTGTAAATAAAATTGCCGTTCAAAAGAAAGTTTATGATATTTTTTGGATTATTTCTGGATTCTGTTTAGGGATATCATTTTTTGGAATAGTTATTTCTAACATTAATAATACAAAAAAGTTTTATTTAATATTACTAATATTGTTAGTTATTGTTCAAATAATAGCTGAGTTATTTAGTTCTGCAGCTCTAGCTGTTTATATGGTTGAATTTAGTAGATCTCAATATTTGACTTTGGATTTAAGTGCTATAAATTTGGGAGGACAATTACAGAATATTGTAGGACCAATGATATTTGGGGAATCTGCTACTTCTAATTTTTTATGTCCTTTGTGTATGGGAATTCTAACGTTAGCTATTACTATAAATGAATTAAAAAATAAAGTAATATTAAAAAACTCTAACTAG
- a CDS encoding DUF4145 domain-containing protein: protein MEEIEPFVDGRERSLRCPFCCKPGSTTSHYMKRIFNTSSQGIKKVSLTDWSKKNNFKGDSNNQQILNRSVEFYSATCNNCGSESIYVENKMMVEDVPTPTQAGISVNTARNVILLQKCIYPESPIPDILPVPSESMPEDVKKIYNEAASVFNKSLRASGTLIRITLETLLKNHTEADANSSLNIMIGQLSRTMPSFITEMMDNIRVFGNSNAHAHENELDRYRQINETENKEQVIELFTFVNLICDQMGLLAKSHEMYERIPDTKKNQISKRNKKFKKE, encoded by the coding sequence ATGGAAGAGATTGAACCTTTTGTTGATGGAAGAGAACGAAGCTTACGATGCCCTTTTTGTTGTAAGCCTGGTTCAACCACATCTCATTATATGAAAAGAATTTTTAACACTTCTTCTCAAGGTATTAAAAAGGTGTCTTTAACCGATTGGTCAAAAAAGAATAATTTTAAAGGAGACTCAAATAATCAACAAATACTTAATAGAAGTGTAGAATTTTATTCAGCTACTTGTAATAATTGTGGTAGTGAGAGTATATATGTAGAAAATAAAATGATGGTAGAGGATGTGCCGACTCCTACACAGGCTGGTATATCTGTTAATACTGCTAGAAATGTGATATTATTGCAGAAATGCATATATCCAGAATCACCTATACCTGATATATTGCCAGTCCCTTCAGAATCTATGCCAGAAGATGTTAAAAAGATTTATAACGAAGCAGCCAGTGTATTTAATAAATCACTGAGAGCCTCTGGCACATTAATTCGAATCACTTTAGAAACTTTATTGAAAAATCATACGGAAGCAGATGCAAACAGTTCATTAAACATTATGATAGGTCAATTAAGTCGTACAATGCCATCATTTATTACAGAAATGATGGATAACATTAGAGTTTTTGGAAATTCTAATGCACATGCTCATGAAAATGAATTGGATAGATATAGACAAATTAATGAAACTGAAAATAAGGAACAAGTAATAGAGTTATTTACTTTTGTAAATTTGATTTGTGATCAAATGGGTTTATTGGCAAAATCGCATGAGATGTATGAAAGAATACCTGATACTAAGAAAAATCAAATAAGTAAACGCAATAAAAAATTTAAAAAAGAGTAA
- a CDS encoding HesA/MoeB/ThiF family protein, translating to MIFENSRYNRQIQMPEIGEEGQKRLSNASVVSVGAGGVKSPLLYYLAAAGVGKIKIIDFDKIELSNLNRQILYTTDDIGKYKAKVAANRLRHLNPEIQIIDSEEKVTPQNINTLLSNYDIVLEGGDGPEQRLMVNKYCVDNNIPMVHVSAQYGYGYVLTMLDAKVDPCLQCAFPDLAESRRGPVAVWGIGTGIAGVMGANEVLKIILEKGDLARGYLLCASSFSNDYYKIPIPKLSDCPTCGKIK from the coding sequence ATGATATTTGAAAATTCTAGATATAATCGACAAATTCAAATGCCAGAAATAGGTGAAGAGGGTCAAAAACGCTTAAGTAATGCTAGTGTAGTTAGCGTAGGTGCTGGTGGAGTTAAGTCACCGTTGCTTTATTATTTAGCAGCTGCTGGAGTGGGAAAAATTAAGATCATTGATTTTGATAAAATTGAATTAAGTAATTTGAATAGACAAATATTGTATACCACTGATGATATTGGAAAATATAAAGCTAAAGTTGCTGCGAATAGATTGAGGCATTTAAATCCAGAAATTCAAATAATTGACTCAGAAGAAAAAGTTACACCTCAAAATATCAATACTTTATTATCTAATTATGATATTGTTTTAGAAGGTGGAGATGGTCCAGAACAACGTTTAATGGTCAATAAATATTGTGTAGATAATAATATCCCTATGGTACATGTTTCTGCACAGTATGGCTATGGTTATGTACTGACTATGCTTGATGCTAAAGTAGATCCGTGTTTACAATGTGCATTTCCAGATTTAGCTGAAAGTCGTAGAGGACCAGTAGCAGTTTGGGGTATAGGAACTGGTATTGCTGGTGTAATGGGTGCTAATGAAGTTTTGAAGATTATCTTGGAAAAAGGAGATTTAGCTCGTGGATATCTGCTTTGCGCATCCAGTTTTTCAAATGATTATTATAAAATTCCAATCCCTAAACTTTCAGATTGTCCAACCTGTGGCAAAATAAAATGA
- a CDS encoding IS982 family transposase has product MNCLKLKRFSHHLQVSFNRLNVICRSLYKLYAPDGLKHRKNVDQTMLPDSSILAMLIWQTEIGIESQRRFCKFFVGLSHSRFNRRARMLLPLIRCIRQAWNQEVKTAGEFLIIDSFPVPVCQPVRNYRVKIFRGVADIGYKATKKVYYYGFKVHAIVSDDGYLLDYAVTKASVHDAKETVELMINAHPANHYLLGDEGYLGKNLATNLKRMGYVLWTPYRKNMQGARRHNDHQLMAIRRSIESDFSLLSYYNAENNRARSPVGFQQRLEIAILAYNMAYCLERFN; this is encoded by the coding sequence TTGAACTGTCTCAAGCTTAAGCGTTTTTCTCACCATTTACAAGTTAGTTTTAATCGGTTAAATGTGATTTGTCGCTCGCTATATAAGCTTTATGCGCCTGATGGACTTAAACATCGTAAAAATGTTGATCAGACCATGCTTCCTGATAGTTCTATCTTAGCGATGCTCATTTGGCAAACTGAAATTGGAATTGAATCTCAACGAAGATTCTGTAAATTCTTCGTTGGCTTATCTCATTCTCGTTTTAACCGTCGAGCTCGAATGCTCTTGCCTCTAATTCGTTGTATCCGTCAGGCTTGGAATCAAGAAGTAAAGACAGCTGGAGAATTTTTGATTATTGATAGTTTCCCAGTGCCAGTTTGCCAGCCTGTTCGCAATTATCGTGTCAAGATCTTTCGGGGCGTAGCTGATATTGGTTATAAAGCAACCAAGAAAGTCTATTATTATGGCTTCAAGGTCCACGCAATAGTAAGCGATGATGGCTATCTGCTTGACTATGCAGTTACTAAAGCGTCAGTACATGATGCCAAAGAGACAGTAGAATTGATGATCAATGCTCATCCAGCCAACCATTATCTTTTAGGAGATGAAGGTTATTTAGGCAAAAATCTAGCTACTAATCTAAAGCGCATGGGATATGTGCTTTGGACGCCATATCGTAAAAACATGCAAGGAGCTAGAAGGCATAATGATCATCAATTGATGGCAATTAGAAGAAGCATTGAAAGCGACTTTTCTTTGCTTAGTTATTACAACGCTGAGAATAATCGAGCAAGAAGTCCAGTAGGCTTTCAACAGCGGCTAGAAATAGCTATTTTAGCCTATAATATGGCATATTGTCTAGAACGATTTAACTAG